A genomic region of Eucalyptus grandis isolate ANBG69807.140 chromosome 5, ASM1654582v1, whole genome shotgun sequence contains the following coding sequences:
- the LOC108957142 gene encoding disease resistance protein RPV1-like: protein MTRTPNFSDYLSLERLNLGYCEKLIEVDGSLKKLKCLIYFNAYGCKNLRELPKGIGGLQKLEYLYLGSCEKLRKLPQSFARVTSLVELDLSDTAITRLPDSIGNQNRLSILKLECTKIDELPNSVGNLRELKSLFLSGTNIKELPFSIGNLESLLELDVSNTKCLQLPKSIGDLSRLKIIRILGTAIKKLPQTIVALKELEELHANGCSDLKWEIPEDIWQLSLLRVLDLQYTPIENIPRKIKLLPHLEKLSLGRCSELKVLPELPTNLISLSLGLHSLRQFPNLSNLTKLEDLSYDGHAENCGPFFFQDGQCQLSLEVLPPCVSTLSLQNHTISLSFCCNLRKLTRFYIGNCHWKEVQFDGLEQLVEFEVSHSSLLERFSSLSSLKSLKLFTLKMCPNLTAIQDLGSLDSLEKLEISRCPKIGSLDDLSDLKKLKTLIIGCCVELQAVEGLDELETLTILAFHSCRSLKSFSNLFNSKVPNKCLLHISGCPDLEARLFVGMFSTYKEQKVGGKRRKRKRGV from the coding sequence ATGACCAGGACTCCAAACTTCTCCGATTATTTGAGTTTAGAGAGATTGAACCTTGGGTATTGTGAAAAACTAATTGAAGTTGATGGTTCCCTCAAAAAGCTTAAGTGCTTGATTTACTTCAATGCGTATGGGTGCAAAAATCTTAGGGAGTTGCCCAAAGGGATCGGAGGGTTACAGAAGCTCGAGTACTTGTATTTAGGCAGTTGTGAAAAGTTGAGGAAGCTACCCCAATCATTTGCGAGAGTGACATCACTAGTAGAGTTAGATCTCTCGGATACGGCCATCACAAGATTACCCGACTCCATTGGTAACCAAAACCGCTTGTCTATTCTTAAACTGGAATGTACAAAAATCGATGAACTTCCCAATTCTGTTGGGAATTTACGAGAACTTAAATCTCTCTTTCTATCGGGTACTAACATAAAGGAACTTCCATTCTCGATTGGTAATTTGGAATCTCTACTTGAGTTGGACGTTTCAAACACAAAATGCCTGCAGTTACCTAAATCTATTGGAGACCTAAGTAGATTAAAAATCATCAGGATTTTGGGTACTGCAATAAAAAAGCTACCACAGACCATTGTTGCGCTAAAAGAGTTGGAAGAGCTGCATGCCAACGGTTGCTCCGATCTAAAGTGGGAAATTCCCGAGGACATTTGGCAATTATCGCTTTTGAGAGTGTTGGACTTGCAATACACCCCTATTGAAAATATTCCACGGAAGATCAAACTACTTCCTCACCTAGAGAAATTGAGTTTAGGGCGGTGTAGCGAACTCAAAGTATTACCGGAGCTTCCCACAAATTTGATAAGCCTAAGCTTAGGATTACATTCATTGCGGCAGTTCCCGAATCTCTCAAACCTAACTAAATTGGAGGATTTGAGCTATGATGGTCATGCAGAGAACTGTGGtcctttcttcttccaagaTGGTCAATGCCAACTGTCCCTCGAGGTCCTTCCACCATGTGTTTCAACATTGTCATTGCAAAATCACACAATTAGTTTGTCATTTTGTTGCAACTTGAGAAAATTGACACGTTTTTACATTGGTAACTGTCATTGGAAGGAAGTTCAATTCGATGGGCTTGAACAGTTGGTTGAATTTGAAGTGAGTCACTCAAGCCTCCTTGAGAGATTTTCTAGTCTTTCAAGTTTGAAGAGTTTGAAGCTGTTCACGTTGAAGATGTGTCCAAATCTTACTGCCATCCAAGATCTCGGTTCATTGGATTCGTTGGAGAAATTGGAAATATCGCGGTGTCCTAAGATCGGAAGTCTAGATGATCTAtcggatttgaaaaagctgaagACCTTGATAATTGGATGTTGTGTAGAGCTTCAGGCAGTTGAGGGCCTGGATGAACTAGAGACTCTCACAATATTGGCTTTTCACAGTTGCAGATCATTGAAAAGTTTCTCCAACTTATTCAATTCGAAAGTACCAAACAAGTGCCTACTACATATTAGCGGCTGCCCAGATTTAGAAGCAAGATTGTTTGTTGGCATGTTCAGCACGTACAAGGAACAGAAAGTCGGgggcaaaagaaggaaaagaaagagaggcgTGTAA